In Aerococcus loyolae, a genomic segment contains:
- a CDS encoding PD-(D/E)XK nuclease family protein, whose translation MRLQITRILETKDNREDTLRDMASFLAADSSHRVFYLVPEHMKFDMEKIILDNIQAYKSKPDSGDGVAMMRLQVFSFKRLAWYFLEQNQEPIQSGLDDIGLMMLIKQILNDLQEDLLIFRRESGYIGFQEQLTQLFKEFDQGNISSQRLIEIYHTVEVEADGQDPLLDNQLNKLRELILIYQSFESKLSDQILTEQALYQQLKHYLATTDLSQVRVVVDGFYRFTANEFDILGDLLAACDQVEVILTLDSQKTLKSEFQGQDLFSLSRQSYNKLVQLTKAIDCPLMLDRVGKSNAHFAPGFYLLDQTLVKDWSNEKAAYAAISKEEQDQVKNLIQVWSCQTPYIEAEQVANQIYHLVSCQAYRYQDIQILTRDFDQVREQLLPYLKMNNIPYFLDDSESMADHPLFLFIDALIRIYRYDWRYEDIFNLLRTELLLPLHDSEDPWSEVESFRREVDLTENVVLQNGYEGKSWWQKGVTWSYLRVDDYGQVVASESDQKTQEIANQVKAFLAEALDGLFTAFDQASNNHDALLALYQFLVHYQIPEQLMLWAQNNALNNRLDEGRHHEQAWQAFIKVLDQYDRLFKNQSFKIQDFQEVLASAFNQTKYNMVPPTLDPVTIRGIDSQRSEHKKVTFVMALTKSNLPKAYQNHTLLTDEDREVLNHYFNVNEGLNLSSQVKTNNEKFIAYKLFLSASERLYLSFPYNQLGDKTTDISPYLTYLIDRFDLEVWDKKSLALPVSEKDSLVFGNWRSQLHYLIQVYQGNKSKHLAISDRWKALKEVLSQETKSREYSLRALQGLNHQNKVVNLSSEEAKALYGSQLAVSVSSLELYNKDPFSYFLQYGLKLRERPIFKIDERLTGSYFHRVLQEYYDLKKQSDDSFDELFTQSLNTALKDPAYDIFSANQFYNYQLKQLNFNLNRFIKQFDIKMNKTKWHNHANEASFGMKADHSYSFTLSDQTRVHLRGIIDRIDTFNWQFKGQDYLVSQVTDYKSGARAINLGDIFQGTNIQLYTYLLVCLEKFQAQYPDKRIIPFGAFYQKVSAPLKKVENQSEYAEMMAKNASGTVDLSQELKSNEYFLASQQLLEDIMKAGYDGEELYAYGLKKDGDFDKNRSRKILTLKEFQALLDYIKEIIYNSSENIMSGDIQLRPLEDEKYLPSTTAYKSIAQFDLTEPGKHYRDRLKLSKETFFQMSANELNETSEEEE comes from the coding sequence ATGCGTTTACAAATCACACGTATTTTAGAAACTAAGGATAATCGTGAGGACACATTGAGAGACATGGCAAGCTTCTTAGCAGCTGATTCAAGTCACCGAGTCTTTTATCTAGTCCCCGAGCATATGAAGTTTGATATGGAAAAAATTATTCTTGATAATATTCAAGCGTATAAAAGTAAGCCTGATAGTGGTGACGGGGTTGCCATGATGCGCTTACAGGTTTTTTCCTTTAAACGGCTTGCCTGGTATTTTTTAGAACAAAATCAAGAGCCCATTCAATCAGGATTAGATGATATTGGCCTAATGATGTTGATCAAGCAAATATTAAATGACTTGCAGGAAGACTTGCTTATCTTTCGCCGCGAAAGTGGCTATATTGGTTTTCAAGAACAATTAACCCAATTATTTAAGGAATTTGACCAGGGAAATATCAGTAGTCAACGGTTAATTGAAATCTACCATACCGTAGAAGTAGAAGCGGACGGTCAAGATCCCCTATTAGATAACCAATTAAACAAATTAAGAGAACTTATACTTATCTATCAAAGCTTTGAAAGCAAGTTATCTGATCAAATTCTCACTGAACAGGCTCTCTACCAACAATTAAAGCACTACCTGGCGACGACCGATTTATCACAGGTTAGGGTGGTGGTTGATGGTTTCTATCGTTTTACTGCTAATGAATTTGATATTCTTGGCGATTTATTGGCGGCTTGTGACCAGGTAGAAGTGATATTAACCCTGGATAGTCAGAAGACGCTGAAGAGTGAGTTTCAAGGGCAAGATTTATTTAGTTTGAGCCGGCAAAGCTATAATAAGTTAGTTCAATTAACCAAAGCTATCGATTGTCCTTTGATGCTTGACCGAGTGGGGAAAAGCAATGCTCATTTTGCTCCTGGCTTTTACTTACTCGACCAGACCCTAGTCAAGGATTGGTCGAATGAAAAGGCGGCTTACGCTGCTATTTCCAAAGAAGAGCAAGATCAAGTTAAAAATTTGATCCAAGTGTGGTCCTGTCAAACCCCATATATTGAAGCAGAGCAAGTTGCTAACCAAATTTATCATTTAGTCAGTTGTCAAGCTTATCGTTATCAGGATATCCAAATTTTGACTAGAGACTTTGACCAGGTAAGAGAACAGCTTTTGCCTTATTTAAAGATGAATAATATTCCCTATTTCCTTGACGACAGTGAATCCATGGCAGACCATCCCTTGTTCTTGTTCATTGATGCGCTTATTCGCATTTATCGTTACGATTGGCGTTATGAGGACATCTTTAATCTTTTACGGACTGAACTGTTATTGCCCTTGCATGATTCTGAGGATCCTTGGTCTGAAGTTGAAAGCTTCCGACGCGAGGTCGATCTCACAGAAAACGTTGTGCTACAAAATGGCTATGAGGGCAAATCATGGTGGCAGAAAGGGGTTACTTGGTCTTATTTAAGGGTGGATGATTACGGACAAGTGGTTGCCAGTGAATCAGATCAAAAAACTCAGGAAATCGCTAATCAAGTCAAAGCCTTTCTTGCTGAAGCCTTGGATGGCCTTTTTACAGCTTTTGATCAAGCAAGTAATAACCATGACGCTTTGCTGGCCCTCTATCAATTTTTAGTCCACTATCAGATTCCTGAACAATTAATGCTTTGGGCTCAAAACAATGCCCTCAATAACCGCTTGGATGAGGGACGCCACCACGAACAAGCTTGGCAAGCCTTTATCAAAGTGCTTGACCAATATGACCGCTTATTTAAGAACCAAAGCTTTAAAATTCAAGATTTTCAAGAAGTTTTGGCCAGTGCCTTTAACCAGACAAAATATAATATGGTCCCCCCAACCTTGGATCCGGTAACGATTCGGGGAATTGACAGTCAACGTTCAGAACATAAAAAGGTAACTTTTGTTATGGCTTTGACCAAGTCTAATTTACCTAAGGCTTATCAAAATCACACCTTACTGACGGATGAAGATCGGGAGGTTTTAAATCACTATTTTAACGTCAATGAAGGCTTGAATCTAAGTAGCCAAGTCAAGACGAATAACGAAAAATTTATTGCCTATAAACTCTTTTTATCTGCTAGTGAACGCTTATATTTATCCTTTCCCTATAATCAACTAGGAGATAAGACGACAGATATCTCTCCTTATTTAACTTACTTAATTGATCGTTTTGACCTCGAAGTTTGGGATAAAAAATCACTAGCCTTGCCAGTGTCTGAGAAAGACTCTCTAGTCTTTGGAAATTGGCGTAGCCAATTGCATTATTTGATCCAAGTTTATCAAGGCAATAAAAGTAAGCACTTGGCGATTTCAGATCGATGGAAGGCGCTCAAAGAAGTCCTTAGCCAGGAGACAAAGAGTCGAGAATATAGCCTAAGAGCACTTCAGGGACTAAACCACCAAAATAAAGTGGTCAATTTAAGTTCAGAGGAAGCTAAGGCCTTATACGGATCACAATTGGCGGTATCTGTGTCAAGCTTAGAGTTGTATAATAAGGATCCTTTTTCTTACTTTTTACAGTATGGCTTAAAGTTAAGAGAGCGGCCTATCTTTAAAATTGATGAGCGCCTGACAGGAAGTTATTTCCACCGAGTGCTGCAAGAATATTATGACCTAAAGAAACAGTCGGATGATTCATTTGATGAATTATTTACTCAATCGCTTAATACTGCATTAAAGGATCCGGCCTATGATATTTTTTCGGCCAACCAGTTCTATAATTACCAATTAAAACAATTAAACTTTAACCTTAATCGTTTTATCAAACAATTTGATATAAAGATGAATAAGACTAAGTGGCATAACCATGCTAATGAAGCAAGTTTTGGGATGAAGGCGGACCACTCCTATTCCTTTACATTGTCTGATCAGACTAGGGTTCACTTGCGAGGAATTATTGACCGCATCGATACCTTTAATTGGCAGTTTAAGGGGCAAGATTATCTCGTTAGCCAGGTCACTGATTATAAATCAGGGGCAAGGGCAATCAATCTTGGCGATATATTCCAAGGGACTAATATCCAGCTCTATACTTATTTATTGGTCTGTTTGGAAAAATTTCAAGCCCAGTATCCCGATAAAAGGATCATTCCCTTTGGAGCCTTTTACCAAAAAGTGAGTGCCCCTTTGAAAAAGGTCGAAAACCAAAGCGAATATGCTGAGATGATGGCGAAAAATGCTAGCGGTACGGTTGATTTAAGCCAAGAATTAAAAAGTAATGAATATTTCCTAGCTAGCCAACAACTACTCGAAGACATTATGAAAGCGGGCTACGATGGGGAAGAGCTGTATGCTTATGGACTGAAAAAGGACGGAGATTTTGATAAGAATAGGTCGCGGAAAATACTGACCTTAAAAGAATTCCAAGCCTTATTAGACTATATAAAAGAAATTATTTATAACAGTTCAGAAAATATTATGAGTGGTGATATTCAATTACGCCCCCTGGAAGATGAAAAATACCTTCCCTCGACGACAGCCTATAAAAGTATTGCTCAATTTGATTTAACCGAGCCAGGCAAACACTATCGTGACAGATTAAAGCTTTCTAAAGAGACCTTTTTCCAAATGTCCGCAAATGAATTAAATGAGACCAGTGAGGAGGAAGAATAA
- the addA gene encoding helicase-exonuclease AddAB subunit AddA, with amino-acid sequence MTIPIKPQNATYTDQQWSAIHLNQHNLLLSASAGSGKTRVLVERIINQVKSGRKLSELLVVTFTELAAKEMKERIEKSLKDEINRELDTQKRLHLQREVQALPQANISTIDAFCRQVINRYYYLIDLDPKFRLVTDETEWLLFYEKVWKKLKEDLLDSESDIYSQYHDDFIILSNNYSDGRQASDDKLSQLIFDLYNKARSHANPIGWLQDSLKYYQADKTYSQSNFYRQELVPYLSQLLENRYIKAFTAYEESIPNQGLEGDERGEGIQKLIAGIQEQKQFFIHLKDLLENKDYQAAYKHFNNRPKFAFINYKVKAKSPAMDQKKALRSAYSQLLKDLQLNAKINQTDLYKFLAFDEETTNKMLEKSYDLASAIVHLCQLFIDRMQAKMLEEKQLDFQAIELYTYQILSPTDPDKNEALLYYQSRFKEVMVDEYQDVNGLQEAIIQAVSQEDRSHNRFMVGDVKQSIYRFRYADPKLFMDKYQRYANFDDQTPPFEEPSYRINLAENFRSRPEILSFVNFVFSQLMDEKIGGVDYLSEGQLSVGATWYPDLEGYETEVLLVEENEDYRQSLDSNQELSRTELQAEVIAQKITSLMQKGFKIYDKDAISEDKMRPLRYSDIVILGSNRTFYQGLENIFSQYDIPIMQDKKQNYFQRTEIMTMVELLKLIDNPYQDIPLAAVLRSPIIGLTEPEMAQIRMAEREGTYFEAVQSYIESHQNEKDNDLFNKLQQLLDWLQFWRSFTKEHSIAQLIWQIYQDTGYLDYVSGMTNGLQRESNLHGLYKRAYDFEENQFKGLFQFIRFIEKMQEREKDLESPQTIDLNQNAVQLMTVHASKGLEFPVVFYFNMAKGFNVDDLKNELLINDQIGIGVKVKDRFNGISYSNPIRLLAEHYERLELSAEEQRKLYVALTRAEQKLYLVGATEDQDKTFDQWIKWADLSQKNQVIDESLCAISSQSDNIQKWIGTTIVRHPDFRNKSHYDQAAQSSYQSVTTDFHIHVVNEEELLTQTAFQNIQLAPEKVSVKEEDPQTEIISSPLDYDYPYREASQTSSYQSVSELKRLFEEPEDERQVQWSYSKSQSEAVQGLRFTPSHYPAPEFIQSQAEHSPSEHGSAIHLLLQAIDLKVMPSFDSLVASYKGLVDKGLLEESSLSDADLQQLLAFFETTMGKRIIHPKSQVYREQPFSYLLPYRQLKSSTGLAPNDKVLIHGIIDGFLIDENNQVWLFDYKTDHIGYLPAKEQRQVLLKRYRVQMSLYKKALTSILERPVDYAVLIALDSLETFPVE; translated from the coding sequence GTGACAATACCAATTAAACCGCAAAATGCAACTTATACGGACCAACAATGGTCTGCTATTCATTTAAACCAGCATAATTTATTACTTTCGGCCTCAGCGGGCTCAGGAAAAACCCGGGTCTTGGTTGAGAGAATTATTAATCAGGTGAAAAGTGGGCGTAAGCTATCCGAACTCTTAGTAGTTACTTTTACCGAATTAGCGGCTAAGGAAATGAAAGAGCGGATTGAGAAAAGCTTAAAAGATGAAATTAACCGTGAGCTAGATACCCAAAAAAGACTCCATCTCCAAAGGGAAGTTCAAGCCCTGCCTCAAGCCAATATATCGACCATTGATGCCTTTTGTCGGCAAGTGATCAATCGCTACTATTATCTAATTGATCTGGATCCCAAATTTCGCCTAGTGACCGATGAGACGGAATGGTTACTCTTTTATGAGAAAGTTTGGAAAAAGTTAAAAGAAGACCTTTTAGATAGTGAAAGTGATATATATAGCCAATACCATGATGATTTTATTATTCTCAGCAATAATTATTCAGATGGCCGGCAAGCGAGTGATGATAAGCTTAGCCAGTTAATTTTTGATTTGTATAATAAGGCACGTTCTCACGCCAACCCCATAGGATGGCTACAAGACTCCTTAAAGTATTATCAAGCTGACAAAACTTACTCCCAAAGCAATTTTTACCGCCAGGAGCTGGTCCCTTATTTATCCCAGCTACTAGAAAATCGCTATATCAAAGCCTTTACTGCCTATGAAGAAAGTATTCCCAATCAAGGCCTAGAAGGAGATGAAAGAGGCGAAGGCATTCAGAAATTGATAGCCGGTATTCAAGAACAAAAGCAGTTTTTTATCCATTTAAAAGACCTCCTAGAAAACAAGGACTATCAAGCAGCCTATAAGCATTTTAACAACCGGCCCAAATTCGCTTTCATTAACTACAAGGTTAAGGCCAAGTCTCCAGCTATGGATCAAAAAAAGGCTCTAAGATCTGCTTATAGTCAACTGCTAAAGGACTTACAATTAAATGCTAAAATCAACCAGACTGACCTCTATAAGTTCTTGGCCTTTGATGAAGAGACCACAAATAAAATGCTGGAAAAGAGCTATGACTTAGCTTCAGCCATTGTTCATCTTTGTCAATTATTCATTGATCGCATGCAAGCAAAAATGCTTGAAGAAAAGCAACTAGACTTTCAAGCTATTGAATTATATACCTATCAAATTTTAAGTCCGACTGATCCTGACAAGAATGAAGCCCTGCTTTATTATCAGTCTCGCTTTAAAGAGGTTATGGTTGATGAGTATCAGGATGTCAATGGCCTGCAAGAGGCGATTATTCAAGCGGTTAGTCAAGAAGATCGTTCCCATAATCGTTTTATGGTAGGGGATGTGAAGCAAAGCATCTACCGCTTCCGATATGCTGATCCTAAATTATTTATGGATAAATACCAGCGTTATGCTAACTTTGATGATCAAACGCCGCCTTTTGAGGAGCCTTCTTATCGAATCAATCTAGCGGAAAATTTCCGTAGTCGCCCTGAGATTTTAAGCTTTGTCAACTTTGTGTTTTCTCAATTAATGGATGAAAAAATCGGTGGAGTCGATTATCTTTCGGAAGGGCAGTTAAGTGTGGGAGCCACTTGGTACCCAGACCTCGAAGGCTATGAAACGGAAGTCTTGTTAGTAGAAGAAAATGAAGATTACCGTCAAAGCTTAGATAGTAATCAAGAACTGTCTCGAACCGAACTCCAAGCAGAAGTGATTGCCCAAAAAATAACTTCACTCATGCAAAAGGGCTTTAAGATCTATGATAAGGATGCAATTAGTGAAGATAAGATGCGCCCGCTACGCTATAGTGATATTGTTATTTTAGGAAGTAATCGTACTTTCTATCAGGGTTTAGAAAATATTTTCTCTCAATACGATATACCGATTATGCAAGACAAAAAGCAAAATTATTTCCAACGGACTGAAATTATGACCATGGTAGAGCTGTTGAAATTAATTGATAATCCTTACCAAGATATTCCCTTGGCAGCTGTATTACGGTCACCCATTATCGGCTTGACTGAACCAGAAATGGCCCAGATACGCATGGCTGAGCGGGAGGGGACTTATTTTGAAGCGGTCCAATCTTATATTGAATCTCATCAAAATGAAAAGGACAATGACCTATTTAATAAACTCCAACAACTGCTCGATTGGCTCCAGTTTTGGCGTAGTTTCACTAAAGAACACTCGATAGCCCAATTAATTTGGCAAATCTACCAAGACACAGGCTATTTAGACTATGTGAGTGGGATGACCAATGGTTTACAACGAGAAAGTAATTTACATGGCTTATATAAAAGAGCCTATGATTTTGAGGAAAACCAATTTAAAGGTCTTTTTCAATTTATACGTTTCATTGAAAAGATGCAGGAACGTGAGAAGGACTTAGAAAGTCCGCAAACCATTGATCTCAATCAAAATGCAGTCCAGTTAATGACCGTTCATGCTAGTAAAGGACTAGAATTCCCTGTGGTATTTTATTTCAATATGGCTAAGGGATTCAACGTCGACGATTTGAAGAATGAACTTTTGATTAATGACCAAATCGGTATTGGGGTTAAAGTCAAAGACCGTTTCAATGGCATCAGCTATAGCAACCCGATTCGTTTATTAGCTGAACACTATGAGCGTCTTGAACTTAGTGCAGAAGAACAGCGTAAATTATATGTGGCCTTAACCCGGGCTGAACAAAAACTTTATTTAGTAGGTGCGACAGAAGACCAAGATAAAACTTTTGATCAATGGATTAAATGGGCCGACTTGAGTCAAAAAAATCAGGTCATCGATGAGAGTCTGTGCGCTATTTCTAGTCAAAGTGATAATATCCAAAAGTGGATTGGTACAACAATTGTCCGCCATCCTGATTTTAGAAATAAAAGTCATTATGACCAGGCGGCCCAATCCAGCTATCAAAGCGTGACTACGGATTTTCATATCCATGTGGTGAATGAGGAAGAACTCTTGACCCAGACAGCCTTTCAAAATATTCAACTTGCGCCCGAAAAAGTAAGCGTTAAGGAAGAGGATCCTCAAACCGAGATCATTTCATCGCCTTTAGATTATGACTATCCTTATCGGGAGGCTAGTCAGACCAGTAGTTATCAATCTGTATCGGAATTAAAGCGACTCTTTGAAGAACCAGAAGACGAGCGTCAAGTGCAGTGGAGCTATTCAAAGAGTCAAAGTGAAGCAGTCCAAGGTTTGCGATTTACTCCTAGTCACTATCCCGCTCCAGAATTTATTCAGAGTCAAGCGGAGCATAGTCCTAGTGAGCATGGCTCAGCCATACATTTACTCTTACAAGCGATTGACTTAAAGGTCATGCCAAGCTTCGATTCACTAGTTGCAAGCTATAAGGGCTTAGTTGATAAGGGTCTGCTCGAAGAAAGTAGTTTAAGCGATGCTGATTTACAGCAGTTGCTGGCTTTCTTTGAAACCACTATGGGTAAAAGGATCATTCATCCTAAGAGCCAAGTTTACCGTGAACAACCTTTTTCCTATTTACTACCTTATCGCCAACTCAAGTCCTCTACAGGACTAGCCCCTAATGATAAGGTCCTTATTCACGGAATTATCGATGGCTTCCTTATTGATGAAAATAACCAGGTATGGCTGTTTGACTATAAAACTGATCATATCGGCTACTTACCCGCTAAAGAACAAAGGCAAGTTCTGTTGAAACGCTACCGAGTTCAAATGTCGCTTTATAAAAAAGCTTTAACTTCAATTTTAGAAAGACCGGTGGATTATGCGGTCTTGATAGCCCTTGATTCTTTAGAAACTTTCCCGGTGGAATAA
- a CDS encoding ribonuclease H1 domain-containing protein, whose protein sequence is MKYYAVKKGRKTGIFTDWPTCKKAIDKYPNAVYKSFSSQAEAENFLSDQGSQPVKVDSNDQVLAYVDGSFMTANNRYGFGGILLYQGEEYTFFGGGDDPELVKMRNVAGEMMASMRAVKASIKLEAKEVLIHFDYQGIEKWVTGEWQAKNEFTQSYRQFMLDKEKEIKIHFVKVKAHSNDHYNDIADQLAKKGALN, encoded by the coding sequence GTGAAATACTATGCGGTAAAAAAAGGGCGGAAAACTGGAATTTTCACTGATTGGCCAACATGTAAAAAAGCCATTGATAAGTACCCCAATGCCGTCTATAAATCCTTTAGCAGTCAAGCAGAAGCGGAAAACTTTTTAAGTGATCAAGGTAGTCAACCTGTCAAGGTCGATTCTAATGACCAAGTTCTAGCTTATGTTGATGGTAGTTTCATGACTGCCAATAATCGTTATGGTTTTGGTGGGATTCTCCTTTACCAAGGCGAAGAATATACCTTCTTTGGCGGTGGCGATGATCCAGAATTAGTTAAAATGCGTAATGTCGCTGGGGAAATGATGGCCAGTATGCGGGCTGTGAAAGCGTCAATTAAATTAGAAGCTAAAGAAGTCCTTATTCATTTTGATTATCAAGGAATTGAAAAATGGGTCACTGGCGAATGGCAGGCTAAAAATGAATTTACTCAGTCATACCGCCAATTCATGTTAGATAAAGAAAAAGAAATTAAGATTCATTTTGTTAAGGTCAAGGCTCACTCAAACGATCATTATAACGATATAGCTGACCAGCTTGCTAAGAAGGGTGCACTTAACTAA
- the lspA gene encoding signal peptidase II, producing the protein MFFYLLSVILVIIDQMIKAWTVNHIALNETIPFIPNLLSLHYLQNRGAAWGMLAGHMWLFIPITLLVSGLIIYYYHHDNVRHPLYVTSLSFLLAGAIGNFIDRVRLGYVVDMFKLDFMDFPVFNFADTCLSLGVIFFIIYLLFFESKEE; encoded by the coding sequence ATGTTTTTTTATCTCTTAAGCGTTATCTTAGTCATTATTGATCAAATGATAAAAGCGTGGACGGTGAATCATATCGCCTTAAATGAAACGATTCCTTTTATTCCCAATCTTTTATCCTTACATTATTTACAAAACCGTGGGGCAGCCTGGGGAATGCTTGCTGGTCATATGTGGTTATTTATTCCCATTACTTTACTTGTTAGTGGCCTAATCATTTATTATTATCACCATGACAATGTCCGTCATCCTTTATATGTGACAAGTTTATCTTTTTTGCTTGCAGGGGCTATTGGGAATTTTATTGACCGCGTTCGCTTGGGCTATGTCGTGGATATGTTTAAACTAGACTTTATGGATTTTCCTGTATTTAATTTTGCGGATACTTGTTTGAGTTTGGGAGTTATTTTCTTTATCATTTATTTATTATTCTTTGAATCAAAAGAGGAGTGA
- a CDS encoding RluA family pseudouridine synthase, whose translation MLEKSYEYHDDKSLRLDRYLSQRLDSYSRSEIAQWIKTGQVKVNKQVVKPSYRLNPMDKISLAIEEEQKLPIVGESLDLDIVYEDKDLLVINKAKGMVVHPSKGHLSGTLVNALLAYAQKNHFTLSDLGDYYRPGIVHRLDKDTSGLMVVAKSDQAYQALLEDLANHQVDRKYLALIYGYLPDKQGAIDIPLRRHPKDRMRYVGDPLGKEAVTHFKQIARTEDYALLRLSLETGRTHQIRAHLAYLDHPVVDDPLYAKAYQQRFFSQQGQCLHAYELSFNHPITKEKLRFQVKPPKSFMTILNKVLPNYVLQLEE comes from the coding sequence ATGCTTGAGAAAAGTTATGAATATCATGATGATAAGAGTCTTCGTTTGGATCGTTATTTGAGTCAGCGTTTAGATAGTTATAGCCGTAGTGAGATCGCCCAATGGATTAAAACGGGTCAAGTAAAAGTGAATAAGCAAGTAGTTAAGCCCAGTTACCGTTTAAACCCTATGGATAAGATCTCCTTAGCGATTGAGGAAGAACAAAAGCTTCCGATAGTGGGAGAGTCGCTTGACCTAGACATCGTTTATGAAGATAAAGACCTGCTAGTGATTAATAAAGCCAAAGGAATGGTCGTTCATCCCTCCAAGGGCCATTTAAGCGGAACCTTGGTCAATGCCTTATTAGCCTATGCCCAAAAAAATCATTTTACCCTGAGTGACTTAGGCGATTATTATCGACCAGGAATTGTTCATCGGCTGGATAAAGATACCAGTGGTCTAATGGTAGTCGCTAAATCAGACCAAGCTTATCAAGCTTTGCTGGAAGACTTGGCTAATCACCAAGTGGATAGAAAATACCTCGCCCTGATTTATGGTTATTTGCCGGATAAGCAGGGGGCGATTGATATCCCCTTGCGTCGTCATCCCAAAGACCGGATGCGCTATGTAGGCGACCCATTAGGTAAAGAAGCAGTGACCCATTTCAAGCAAATCGCTCGAACAGAAGATTATGCCTTGTTGCGCTTAAGCTTGGAAACTGGCCGTACCCACCAGATCAGGGCCCACTTAGCTTACTTGGACCATCCTGTTGTCGATGACCCACTCTATGCCAAAGCTTATCAGCAGCGATTTTTTAGTCAGCAGGGACAGTGTCTCCATGCCTATGAATTATCATTCAATCACCCAATCACCAAAGAAAAACTTCGCTTTCAGGTTAAGCCGCCTAAGAGCTTTATGACTATATTAAATAAGGTCTTACCCAACTATGTTTTACAGTTGGAGGAGTAA
- a CDS encoding YneF family protein, giving the protein MSNFAWIIIIIITLIIGMILGFFIARRYMMNYFQDNPPISADMIRTMMAQMGQKPSEKRVQQIINSMKKTKK; this is encoded by the coding sequence ATGTCAAATTTTGCTTGGATTATTATTATCATTATTACTTTGATTATCGGTATGATCTTAGGTTTCTTTATTGCTCGTCGTTATATGATGAACTATTTCCAAGATAACCCACCAATTTCAGCTGATATGATTCGGACGATGATGGCACAAATGGGGCAAAAACCTTCCGAAAAACGTGTCCAACAAATTATTAATTCCATGAAAAAAACGAAAAAATAA
- a CDS encoding lysophospholipid acyltransferase family protein, producing the protein MWFYNFMAYLVKGLIRIVNGKPELSYHEDYDPDQQYLIVAPHRSVLDPVIIGIHTLPKPVHFLAKQELFSSSLVNWCLDHLGVMPVDRENPSMVSLKSAVTELKKGEDNVGLFPTGSRYSTEIKDGAAVLAKMGKVNILPVAYQGPIHISGLFSRKAKNRVKFRVGKPIYLPAGKKLSKEELKEIDQQIGQAFQEIDREIDPNYHYDLEKAIRERDRK; encoded by the coding sequence ATGTGGTTTTATAACTTTATGGCTTACTTGGTTAAAGGCTTAATTCGAATTGTTAATGGGAAACCGGAGCTTTCCTATCATGAAGACTATGATCCTGACCAACAATATTTAATTGTTGCTCCCCATCGTAGTGTACTTGATCCGGTAATTATCGGTATCCATACCTTACCTAAACCGGTTCATTTCTTAGCCAAACAGGAACTATTTTCATCTTCCTTGGTGAATTGGTGCTTAGACCACTTAGGCGTTATGCCAGTCGATCGGGAAAATCCTAGCATGGTTTCCTTAAAATCGGCGGTAACCGAACTTAAAAAGGGTGAGGACAACGTTGGACTTTTCCCTACTGGATCCCGTTATTCGACAGAAATTAAGGATGGAGCAGCTGTCTTAGCAAAGATGGGCAAGGTTAATATCTTACCTGTTGCCTATCAAGGCCCGATTCATATTTCTGGACTCTTTTCAAGAAAGGCAAAAAATCGGGTAAAGTTCAGAGTGGGAAAACCTATCTATTTGCCTGCTGGTAAAAAGTTATCAAAAGAAGAACTCAAGGAAATTGACCAGCAAATTGGGCAAGCTTTTCAAGAAATCGATCGGGAAATTGATCCTAATTATCATTATGACCTTGAAAAAGCTATTCGAGAGCGAGACCGTAAATAA